DNA sequence from the Bacteroidota bacterium genome:
GCGAAAATGAGCTTATATTTGCAAGATTTCAGAATATAAGCTATAGCTTTATTTTGCATCAAATGCAGGCACAAAAAAATGGACCGATCTGTAATACAGAACCATTTTTTCGGCAATAATGCAAAACGGATGTAACCAGAAATGGTTTGCCACACGTATTAAGCCGCTCCAGGTGCCCTAAAACATAGTTTCACCCCCACCACCGACAGAAGCCGCGAAGCGAACAGACTAGATCGAAAAGCGTGTTAGAGAGGCCAAACTACATCCTATGACTGTCTTTGACTATCACAGCTTGCCGTACAGTACCTAGGATTTCCATATGAAGTTATCAAAATTTATCTACGAGTTCCCTAAGGAGTTAATTGCCAAATATCCAGCTGAGCCTCGAGACAGCGCGCGATTAATGGTTCTCAACAGGGAAGAAAAGTCCATCACACATCGGGTATTCAGCGATATTGTAGAATACTTCAATGAAGGCGATGTACTTGTGGTTAACAATACCAAAGTATTTCCCGCACGTCTGTATGGCAATAAGGAGAAAACAGGCGCAAAAATTGAAGTTTTTTTGCTGCGTGAACTGAACCCCGAAAGCCGTTTATGGGACGTTATCGTTGATCCGGCCCGAAAGATCAGGATTGGCAACAAACTGTATTTCGAGAATGGACTCATTGCCGAAGTAATCGACAATACCACCTCGCGTGGGCGCACCATCCGATTTGTTTTTGACGGAGACAACGACGAGCTCTATGCAAAAATAGACGAGATCGGACAGACGCCTATTCCGCCTTATATCAAGCGAAAGGTTGAAGCGGAAGATCGCGAACGGTACCAGACCATGTTTGCCCAGCATCGCGGTGCTGTTGCTGCGCCAACTGCCGGCCTGCACTTTACACCCGAGCTGATCGAACAGCTTCGAAGCAAAGGCGTCAAGATCGTATCCACCACGTTGCATGTTGGACTCGGGACATTTCGCCCGGTTGAGGTAGAAGACCTCACCAAGCACCGCATGGATTCGGAATACTTCCTGATTGATCCTGATACGGCTGACACGGTAAATGCCGCGTTGCTTTCTCCGGATCATAAAGTTACAGCTGTAGGAACCACCGTTGTGCGTTCTCTTGAGTCGAGTATTTCAGCATCCAATACGCTGAAAGCAGATTCAGGCTGGACCGACAAGTTCATCTACCCGCCGTACGAATTCAGGATTACGGAGCGCCTGATTACGAACTTCCACATGCCGCGTAGCACGCTCATGATGCTTGTTGCTGCGTTTGCTGACCGGGAGTTCATTTTCGAGGCATATGAAGCGGCTATGGCGGAAAAGTATCGACTCTTTTCCTTTGGTGATGCCATGATCATCGTGTAATCAGGGATCACTCTTTAGCCTGCATCTATGCATAGCCCGCAAGTTGCCGTAATTGTGCCCGCAGCGGGCAAAGGGACCCGGCTTGGGGGGCAGCGCAAACAGTTTAGATTATTAGACGGAAAACCTCTATTGATTCGTTCATTAGAGGTTTTTCAGCTTCACCCGGAAATTGATCTTATTGTGGTTGCGGTGCCTGGAGGGGAAGAGAACCGCGTGCAGGAGGCATTGCATGCAGCAGGGTTGTCGAAGGTTGGGCGTGTTGTCGCTGGCGGAGCTTCCCGGCAGGCTTCTGTTTATGAAGGATTGAAGGCTGTGCCGGCCTCCTTTGACTATGTGCTTGTGCACGACGGCGTGCGACCTTTTGTCGCGCAAACCCTTGTGTCGGATGTGGTGTCAGGACTGACTGAACACGGTGCAGCTGCCCTTGCTATACCGGTTACAGACACGCTGCGTGCTGGCGCTGAAGATGTGTTTGGTCAGACCCGACCTCGAGATGGACTCTACCGCATGCAAACGCCACAGGGATGCAGACGCGATTGGTTTCTTCAGGCGCATCAACACGCAATTGCATCGGGTATAGAAGCGACTGATGACGTAGATTTGGTCCAGCGCGCCGGCTTTCCCGTGCACATCATCACCGGGAGTT
Encoded proteins:
- the queA gene encoding tRNA preQ1(34) S-adenosylmethionine ribosyltransferase-isomerase QueA, producing the protein MKLSKFIYEFPKELIAKYPAEPRDSARLMVLNREEKSITHRVFSDIVEYFNEGDVLVVNNTKVFPARLYGNKEKTGAKIEVFLLRELNPESRLWDVIVDPARKIRIGNKLYFENGLIAEVIDNTTSRGRTIRFVFDGDNDELYAKIDEIGQTPIPPYIKRKVEAEDRERYQTMFAQHRGAVAAPTAGLHFTPELIEQLRSKGVKIVSTTLHVGLGTFRPVEVEDLTKHRMDSEYFLIDPDTADTVNAALLSPDHKVTAVGTTVVRSLESSISASNTLKADSGWTDKFIYPPYEFRITERLITNFHMPRSTLMMLVAAFADREFIFEAYEAAMAEKYRLFSFGDAMIIV
- the ispD gene encoding 2-C-methyl-D-erythritol 4-phosphate cytidylyltransferase — translated: MHSPQVAVIVPAAGKGTRLGGQRKQFRLLDGKPLLIRSLEVFQLHPEIDLIVVAVPGGEENRVQEALHAAGLSKVGRVVAGGASRQASVYEGLKAVPASFDYVLVHDGVRPFVAQTLVSDVVSGLTEHGAAALAIPVTDTLRAGAEDVFGQTRPRDGLYRMQTPQGCRRDWFLQAHQHAIASGIEATDDVDLVQRAGFPVHIITGSSLNIKITTKADWDLACIIWPAWQQEK